acaattctctgtactggtgtctctcccccccgacaccgcattgcatcttgtaatagctttcatcatcatcaatacaatcatcagctttcatcatcaattactcattttccgctgctcaattgctcacgacattggttttcccgtacggtactgacaatctagtctagcgtacggcgaggacctcagttggcgcatagcaaccgcactgacatcggttgcttagccttacgtcacccttccaaggaacttcaggaaggcgtcgCGTAACAGTaattatgtaattattttttttacctTATTTTTGTTGCTCAGAGTTAAATTGTGCGTTATTTTGGTTCCGAACTCTTTAATTGATTGGACTCTCGACTAGATTTCTTTTGAATTATGACCATACCCTTTTTTTGCATTTCGTAAATAAATAGTCAATCAAGTACATCTCAACTTCAAATTAAGTCTATTCAAGTCCATATCTTTCCAATACTAAATAAAACATTCAAATGATTTATCAGACTCAAATTATTTTTACACTAACCGTTAACCTATCACAACTCTCTTATTTTATCCAAGTTTAAAAATGTTTGGACTTTGCAAAAGGAACATAAACAAAGTTAACTGTAAAGTAATGGAATGGTAGTACATGAAAAATGATACAGTACTAGGAAAAGGCAGTTCAATGACTAATAGATAGATTTCATGTTGGAAGAACAAAAAGCTGAGAAATCTTTTAGCTCAGTTTTGTAAGTTTAGGTTACTTACAGAGGAGACATAAACCTACTTTAGCATGTCAATATACAGTTCTTAATGGCAGCAGTTAATTACTGTAATATCCACAGAAAGCTTCTCGTCATGCACACCATATTAACCTCGAGATCCTGCTTATGATCACACATTTCCAAGTGCCCTTATTAACTTGGTGAATATGTCTTTCACAGGGACACATGTAACATAAGGCAGAGTCATGTCATCTTTTGCAGCATTCTTGTCACCTACATCATGGTTGCACTTTTGTCCATCGCCACGAAAGAATGTTCTTGGTCCGTTGTTTGACATGTTCGGCTTCTTAGATGCAGAAGAGGTTGTGTAACAGACAGGAGTTCTCTTTGATGTTGTCCAAACAAGTTGAGGCATTCTTCTCTTGTATTTCAGCTGATCCGAGCTCCCTTTCTTAACAAGAATTATTTCAGAACTATCATCTAATACTTCTATGTTGATGGGGTGCCCTACGATTGCCTTTCCGTTTAATCTACTCATTAAAGAAACAAGAGGAGTAGGCTCTCCTCTATAGGTGCCTTGAACTGTCATATCCACATCTATTAATGTCTTCCGCGTGCACGTGGTGAACTTTGAACTAAGGCTTTGGCTGCTGGCTTCCTCTGTGAGAGAGTTCCCTGGACTAGGCCGAGAGTTGTGATTGAAATCCCGTGACAAGGTTTCAAATGATTCACTACTTCTTTCAACTGATCTGCTCCTACAATGTTGATTATGCATTTTCCTTTTGTTGACTGCTGGACGACTGAAGCTCATCTTTTTTGGTCGCAATGTATAGTAACCTGAAGATGTCTCCATATGTAATTTACTACAATGATTGTTAAACATAAATCATATGATGTTAAGGGATATTCTATGATGCAAAATTTTCTAGAATTGAAGTCACCAGTTAGTTGCCTTAGCTATTTCACTGGTGGGCATTATTATTATTGAATAGAAATATAAGGCACAATCATTACGTACTTAAATATATGAGAAAGACAAGAAGTTAGATTATCATTAGAAGGATTATACAGATGCATGTACACAGCTCCATAAGACCGATTATACAGCTCCAGCTAGAGATGAATCTAATTAAGTAAAGACAGATAGAGCTTCCTCAAATGTACAATCATGTAAGATGATGTTTCAAAACCATAAACAAAAGGATCAAACAAAGAAGCAGAGGAGAGGATAAACATTAACCTGCAGATGCAGTTGTCTCACTCTTCAAGGAACTCGTGGACTTGGAAGATGAATGATTACTATTAGAGGCGGGAATTATCTTTGATGATTGAGAATGAACTGATTTCTCCAAAAATGGTATAGCACATCTGTTTCTCTTTGTTCTCTCGACACTTTCTCCATATGTTTCACCATCTTTATATCCAGAAACAAGTAGTGTAAGAGGTCAAATAACTGAAATTTTACCAATTACTAGTAACGAGGAATTGGCAGTCTAGTATATATATGTGTGGCAATACCTGGCATTTTCAGTTTCTCCTGTTGTTGCTTCTCAAGTTGAAGAGCATGAAGAATTGCATCTTCTCGTAGTGCATACTTGAGCTTTTTATTATACATATAAACCTTGGATGATTCGGCCTTTTTGATACAATCATCAAACTCGCCACATCGAAATGCCTTTACGCGACTGGACTTCTCCAGGTTGTACCAGTACCTGATAGTAATTAGTTACACACTAACATGATTTGCTGATCCTaaatcaacaaaatattattAGGCATAGTTTTATCCTTTTCTCTGCTTCCTAGGTGCTCAAGAAGCTGTACACGAATCCAATTTACAAAAAACATCAACAAAATAAAACCACAAGAGAATTACAATACAAACTACGCTCAAGTTAAGCTGCAAAAGAGAAGTTTCTATGATTAGGACACAAAGGCCACAATTCCATTTCATAACATTATTGCTTATTGTCTAAGAAGCAAAACAAAATAACATTTATCCCTCATTTCTTGAACATAAAAACATTCAAGGAAATGGTAAAACGAGAAATTATGCtctctttattcttatttttttagCAGCAAAAGGCAGCTGTTCATGTAAAAACTTAATATAATACCTTAATGTTTTTCTAATTTTTACCAAGTAAAAACAAAGGGGTACTCAAGAATTTCATATTGCAGCTTCTAACAACACAGAAagcacacaaaaaataaggaGATAAGACATACACAGAAGCATTATCTCGACCAAGAAGCTTGATGGGAAATCTTGAACTGAAACTATTAGGAGAAACAATCCCAGTAGTTGAGATTTCATTGTTACACAGTATTTTCCCTGGCCACCATGTTCCATTTTTCCTCTGCACCCAAACTATACTTCCTGCGCTGCAGgttttttctcccatttttctcttcTGAAAACCACAAAATGCACAAGATTTCATAAGTTTATCCTTTAGCTTGGTTTTACTACTACTTCATCATTATCATAAAGAAAGTTGCAGAGCCAAGAATAAAGCATCCAATGGCACTCTGCTacctgtttttttcttttttgaatgtACGATAAACGTACCGTTGCCTCTCTTTTTTGGTTTG
The DNA window shown above is from Nicotiana tomentosiformis chromosome 8, ASM39032v3, whole genome shotgun sequence and carries:
- the LOC104093351 gene encoding uncharacterized protein, with translation MKSCAFCGFQKRKMGEKTCSAGSIVWVQRKNGTWWPGKILCNNEISTTGIVSPNSFSSRFPIKLLGRDNASVYWYNLEKSSRVKAFRCGEFDDCIKKAESSKVYMYNKKLKYALREDAILHALQLEKQQQEKLKMPDGETYGESVERTKRNRCAIPFLEKSVHSQSSKIIPASNSNHSSSKSTSSLKSETTASAGYYTLRPKKMSFSRPAVNKRKMHNQHCRSRSVERSSESFETLSRDFNHNSRPSPGNSLTEEASSQSLSSKFTTCTRKTLIDVDMTVQGTYRGEPTPLVSLMSRLNGKAIVGHPINIEVLDDSSEIILVKKGSSDQLKYKRRMPQLVWTTSKRTPVCYTTSSASKKPNMSNNGPRTFFRGDGQKCNHDVGDKNAAKDDMTLPYVTCVPVKDIFTKLIRALGNV